Proteins from one Arthrobacter sp. DNA4 genomic window:
- a CDS encoding metal-dependent hydrolase yields MGGHHAASGAAAWVAVASTGPYTLGWYPLDPTGILIGGMATAGTALVCDWDHRSSTVAHSLPPLSNVIARGIENASGGHRQGTHSILGAAFFVFLVSLASQIHMDTDWGRLSVGAGLLCMFLINIAAKALKLFPKSGFISNWIFALVMVSLVTAYAPEQWTWLPTSMLIGVVVHIVGDLITTGGVPLLWPLVVRPPKMLRRLPLLRNIWRANGALSVPLLGRAGSKREWLVLIPVSAYAMVGMTMVSWAIAQHHWGRVAAAAGAWIRLWF; encoded by the coding sequence ATGGGAGGACACCACGCCGCGTCGGGAGCCGCGGCGTGGGTAGCTGTTGCGTCCACCGGCCCGTACACCCTGGGCTGGTACCCGCTGGATCCCACCGGCATCCTGATCGGCGGCATGGCCACCGCGGGCACCGCACTGGTGTGCGACTGGGACCACCGGTCCAGCACGGTGGCCCATTCGCTGCCGCCGCTGTCCAACGTGATTGCGCGCGGCATTGAGAATGCCAGCGGCGGGCACCGGCAGGGCACGCACTCCATCCTCGGGGCGGCGTTCTTCGTCTTCCTGGTAAGCCTGGCATCGCAGATCCACATGGACACAGACTGGGGGCGCCTGTCCGTCGGCGCCGGGCTGTTGTGCATGTTCCTGATCAACATCGCGGCGAAGGCACTGAAACTCTTTCCCAAGAGCGGCTTCATCTCCAACTGGATCTTCGCGCTGGTCATGGTAAGCCTGGTCACGGCCTACGCGCCGGAACAGTGGACCTGGCTGCCCACGTCGATGCTGATCGGGGTGGTGGTGCACATCGTCGGAGACCTCATCACCACCGGGGGAGTGCCGCTGCTGTGGCCGCTCGTGGTCCGGCCGCCGAAAATGCTCCGCCGGCTGCCCTTGCTGCGGAACATCTGGCGTGCCAACGGCGCCCTGTCCGTGCCGCTGCTGGGCCGCGCGGGTTCCAAGCGGGAATGGCTGGTGCTGATCCCGGTGAGCGCCTACGCCATGGTGGGGATGACCATGGTAAGCTGGGCCATTGCCCAGCACCACTGGGGCCGCGTGGCGGCAGCCGCAGGCGCCTGGATCAGGCTCTGGTTCTAG
- the deoC gene encoding deoxyribose-phosphate aldolase, producing the protein MSNEATVHAGTAHPDGRADIASYIDHTLLKPEASEADVLKVCAEAAEYRFKSVCVNPIWVKTVTTALRGSGVLTCSVVGFPLGATPTDVKSFEARGAVLDGAEEVDMVINIAAARAGDKGALTEDIAAVAETVHAGGAILKVIIETALLTDEQKVLACQAAVEAGADFVKTSTGFNGGGATVEDVALMRRTVGPEVGVKASGGVRSLADAQAMIAAGATRIGASSGIAIVKGEQGSAAY; encoded by the coding sequence ATGAGCAACGAAGCCACCGTTCACGCAGGCACCGCCCACCCGGACGGCCGCGCGGACATCGCCTCCTACATTGACCACACGCTGCTCAAGCCTGAGGCCTCGGAAGCTGACGTACTGAAGGTCTGCGCCGAGGCGGCCGAGTACCGGTTCAAGTCGGTCTGCGTCAATCCCATCTGGGTCAAGACCGTCACCACCGCCCTCAGGGGCTCGGGCGTCCTCACCTGCTCCGTGGTGGGCTTCCCCCTGGGGGCCACTCCCACGGACGTGAAATCGTTCGAAGCCCGCGGCGCAGTCCTGGACGGCGCCGAAGAGGTGGACATGGTGATCAACATTGCTGCCGCCAGGGCCGGTGACAAGGGCGCCCTGACGGAGGACATCGCCGCCGTGGCTGAGACCGTGCACGCCGGCGGTGCCATCCTGAAAGTGATCATCGAAACAGCCCTGCTGACGGATGAGCAGAAGGTGCTGGCGTGCCAGGCTGCCGTGGAGGCCGGAGCCGACTTCGTGAAGACCTCCACGGGGTTCAACGGCGGGGGCGCCACCGTCGAGGACGTGGCCCTGATGCGCAGGACCGTGGGCCCGGAGGTGGGGGTCAAGGCCTCCGGGGGCGTACGGTCCCTTGCCGATGCGCAGGCTATGATTGCAGCAGGTGCAACACGAATTGGTGCCAGCTCCGGAATTGCCATCGTCAAGGGTGAACAGGGTTCAGCCGCTTACTGA
- a CDS encoding FAD-dependent oxidoreductase, with amino-acid sequence MSAPAPSPSTSTATRIVIAGAGPAAQALVAQLDRARFSGTITVLSNRDDTPAELLELALLPQVSVRFGQPASHIDAVNRTVATADGMEFAYDQLVIATGSAPVANPVDGAAQCLSYATIDDAPRIANSVQKVARELGRRPVGILVGTGAAAGQAEAVLRAKGVRPIRTTARPAAVIPAVVSGASASRAPASAVVFEDGSSMTGDLVVLAEERVSRDGLAASAGLQTAAGGGIVISRDYRTSVPGIWAIGDAAAFDGVRLGLLVAAASAAGACATQLLTAAAEAPALQAA; translated from the coding sequence ATGTCCGCTCCGGCACCCTCACCGTCCACCTCCACCGCAACCCGCATTGTCATTGCCGGTGCCGGCCCCGCTGCGCAGGCCCTGGTGGCGCAGCTGGACCGCGCCCGGTTCAGCGGCACCATCACCGTGCTGAGCAACCGCGATGACACTCCCGCCGAGCTGCTGGAGCTGGCCCTGCTGCCCCAGGTTTCCGTACGCTTTGGCCAGCCTGCCAGCCACATCGACGCGGTCAACCGCACCGTGGCCACGGCTGACGGCATGGAGTTCGCCTACGACCAACTGGTCATCGCCACCGGCTCCGCCCCCGTGGCGAACCCGGTGGACGGGGCCGCGCAATGCCTGAGCTATGCCACCATCGACGACGCACCGCGCATCGCGAACTCCGTACAGAAGGTGGCACGGGAGCTGGGGCGGCGCCCGGTGGGGATCCTGGTGGGCACCGGAGCCGCGGCGGGACAGGCCGAAGCGGTTCTGCGGGCCAAGGGTGTCCGGCCCATCCGCACCACCGCCCGCCCTGCCGCCGTCATCCCTGCTGTCGTGTCCGGTGCATCCGCCTCCCGGGCGCCCGCGTCCGCCGTGGTCTTCGAGGATGGCAGCAGCATGACCGGTGACCTTGTTGTCCTGGCCGAGGAACGGGTCTCCCGCGACGGGCTGGCCGCCAGCGCAGGCCTGCAGACCGCAGCCGGGGGTGGCATCGTGATCAGCCGGGACTACCGCACGTCTGTTCCGGGGATCTGGGCGATCGGGGACGCGGCAGCGTTCGACGGCGTGCGGCTGGGACTGCTGGTGGCAGCGGCTTCGGCGGCAGGCGCCTGCGCCACCCAGCTGCTGACGGCGGCAGCGGAAGCGCCGGCCCTGCAGGCGGCCTGA
- a CDS encoding uroporphyrinogen-III synthase, producing the protein MTALAPAESPQAEESTDAAESPLEGFRIGVTSDRRSRDLIEALERRGAEVLHAPALKIAPVQEDMRLIEDTRAIIAAKPDLCIATTAYGMRRWCEAADSFGIGDELLETLGSCRMFVRGPKARGAVRAAGLADVGISSDETTSTLVDMLLTEGVRGKTVAMQLHGYTDVRQIERLRMSGATVLTVTPYRWVKPDGEDRLPRLIDAACTGNLDVLTFTSAPAVDAMWSTAHEMGLYKQLVESLKLNVTTAVVGPVTAQPLLDAGITPLIPERFRMGALIRLVCEHLALNHVRRLETRSGSIELRGRSLRIDGRQVELAPAPLLLLRALLGAGGAVLSRESLSDLLELRGSVHALDMTVSRLRSSLPDGKLIETVVKRGYRIRV; encoded by the coding sequence ATGACTGCACTTGCACCGGCCGAATCACCGCAGGCTGAAGAATCCACCGACGCCGCGGAGTCGCCGCTGGAGGGATTCCGCATCGGCGTCACCTCGGACCGGCGGTCCCGCGACCTGATCGAGGCCCTGGAACGGCGCGGCGCTGAAGTGCTGCACGCCCCCGCACTGAAGATCGCCCCCGTCCAGGAGGACATGCGCCTCATCGAGGACACCCGGGCCATCATCGCGGCCAAACCCGACCTCTGCATTGCCACCACCGCCTATGGCATGCGCCGCTGGTGCGAGGCAGCGGATTCCTTCGGGATCGGCGACGAGCTGCTGGAGACGCTGGGCAGCTGCCGCATGTTCGTCCGGGGACCGAAAGCCCGCGGTGCGGTGCGCGCGGCCGGCCTTGCCGACGTCGGCATCAGCAGCGACGAAACCACCTCCACCCTGGTGGACATGCTGCTCACCGAGGGCGTCCGGGGCAAGACTGTCGCCATGCAGCTGCACGGCTACACCGACGTCCGCCAGATCGAGCGCCTGCGGATGTCCGGTGCCACGGTCCTGACAGTCACGCCCTACCGCTGGGTCAAGCCCGACGGCGAGGACAGGCTTCCGCGGCTGATCGACGCCGCCTGCACAGGCAACCTGGACGTCCTGACCTTCACCAGCGCCCCCGCCGTGGACGCCATGTGGAGCACGGCCCATGAGATGGGGCTCTACAAGCAGCTGGTGGAGAGCCTGAAACTGAACGTCACCACGGCCGTGGTGGGTCCTGTCACGGCGCAGCCCCTCCTGGACGCCGGGATCACGCCGCTCATCCCCGAGCGGTTCCGCATGGGCGCACTCATCCGGCTGGTATGCGAGCACCTGGCACTGAACCACGTCCGGCGGCTGGAGACCCGCTCCGGGAGCATCGAGCTACGTGGCCGCAGCCTGCGCATCGACGGCCGGCAGGTGGAACTGGCACCGGCTCCCCTGCTGCTCCTGCGCGCCCTGCTGGGCGCCGGCGGCGCGGTCCTGTCCCGCGAATCGCTGTCCGACCTGCTGGAACTGCGCGGCTCCGTCCACGCGCTGGACATGACCGTGAGCCGCCTGCGGTCCTCGCTGCCGGACGGCAAGCTGATCGAAACCGTGGTCAAGCGCGGGTACCGGATCCGCGTCTAG
- the cobA gene encoding uroporphyrinogen-III C-methyltransferase yields the protein MQLSIDLTGRDVLVTGTPAAARQAVRRYKAAGAVVHRLTSPYNAQGAPLPKGLFLVAAVEDGQPGWAGLLDRCRDAGIPVAAEPAAGAAGHVTLVGGGPGTSDLLTVAAVKALRDADVVFYDRLAPYQELPLLTSAELVDVGKKPGHHKVSQSDIEKLMVESALAGNNVVRLKGGDPYVFGRGGEEVAACVAAGVQVQVVSGVTSAISVPAAAGIPVTHREVSHMFTVVSGHAPLTEKEHHHLAGLGGTIVVLMGIGTLHQLAAGLRRAGMRPDMPMAVVERGYRPGQRTTIADLGTITSAAAGCSNPAVLVIGEVVRVAEANQQHAGAAADLDRLAASLLGS from the coding sequence ATGCAGCTCAGTATCGACCTCACCGGCCGGGACGTCCTGGTGACCGGCACCCCTGCTGCCGCGCGGCAGGCGGTGCGGCGGTACAAAGCCGCGGGCGCCGTCGTCCACCGCCTCACCAGCCCGTACAACGCCCAGGGCGCCCCGCTGCCCAAAGGACTGTTCCTGGTTGCCGCCGTCGAGGACGGGCAGCCCGGCTGGGCCGGCCTCCTGGACCGCTGCCGGGACGCAGGCATCCCCGTCGCTGCCGAACCTGCCGCCGGTGCCGCCGGGCACGTCACCCTGGTAGGGGGCGGCCCGGGCACCAGCGACCTGCTCACCGTGGCCGCCGTCAAGGCGCTGCGCGATGCGGACGTGGTGTTTTATGACCGCCTCGCTCCGTACCAGGAACTGCCGCTGCTGACGTCCGCGGAACTGGTGGATGTGGGAAAGAAGCCGGGGCACCACAAGGTCAGCCAGTCGGATATCGAAAAGCTGATGGTGGAAAGCGCACTGGCCGGGAACAATGTGGTCCGCCTCAAGGGCGGGGACCCCTACGTGTTCGGCCGCGGAGGCGAGGAAGTAGCCGCCTGCGTGGCCGCCGGCGTCCAGGTCCAGGTGGTGTCCGGCGTGACCAGCGCCATCTCGGTGCCCGCCGCTGCAGGCATCCCGGTCACCCACCGGGAAGTCAGCCACATGTTCACCGTCGTCTCCGGGCATGCACCGCTCACCGAAAAGGAGCACCACCACTTGGCCGGCCTGGGCGGCACCATCGTGGTGCTCATGGGCATCGGCACCCTCCACCAGCTCGCCGCCGGCCTTCGCCGCGCCGGGATGCGCCCGGACATGCCCATGGCAGTGGTGGAACGCGGATACCGGCCGGGCCAGCGCACCACCATCGCCGATCTGGGTACCATCACCTCTGCCGCGGCCGGCTGCAGCAACCCGGCCGTGCTGGTCATCGGTGAGGTGGTGCGGGTGGCTGAAGCCAACCAGCAGCACGCCGGTGCCGCCGCCGACCTGGACAGGCTGGCGGCCTCGCTGCTGGGATCATGA
- the nirB gene encoding nitrite reductase large subunit NirB, whose product MTEQTSSTETPRRIVVAGGGPAAHRFADAMHARGLDGWHVTVLTEEAHLPYDRVALSKALTDAGVDLTLGTASMWDHGSLVLKTGERVVKINPETKSVETAAGHSYEYDQLVVATGSDAVRLPIPGAEHAHVYRTLEDVWAINKAIVELTAKLGRKINAVTIGGGLLGLESAAGTEQLGATPVVINGAPWLMNTQLDEGAGQALGRLIEAKGFEVHGGVFPSEILADDDGQVTGVLMADERVIPADLVIVAVGVKPRDELFRAAEGEDQLFSLGPRGGVVINDYCATEVPGIWAIGEVANFGGMCLGLVAPANTMAEIVADRLHGGDATFPGFDTATKLKLSGVDVASFGDAFARTEHALEIVYADPARGVYQKIVTTDDAKTLLGGIFVGDASPYMSLRPLLGRELPAEPGAFLSAAGGGDAPETELPDDATLCSCNNVTAGTIRDTINGCGACEGNAPVQELGELKGCTRAGTQCGSCVPMLKKLLETELTKSGVEVSKALCEHIELSRQELFDAIRVLGLTSFEEIMAKYGTGDGCDICKPTIANILASQNSAYVLDAGRGTLQDTNDRALANMQKDGTYSVVPRIAGGEITPKKLGVIAAVAEKYGLYTKITGGQRIDMFGARLEQLPEIWKELVDAGFESGQAYGKSLRTVKSCVGSTWCRFGVQDSVAMAIQLELRYRGLRSPHKLKMGVSGCARECAEARGKDVGVIATADGWNLYVGGNGGATPAHAQLLAKDLDDETLIKYIDRYFMYYIRTADRLQRTARWQEELDGGIKHVEDVVVKDTLGIAADLEAAMAKHVDTYVDEWADTLKDPERLRRFRSFVNAPDQKDDSITFVPDERGQMRPATAEEKGKVLIGASIPVRTTTTTPGNEA is encoded by the coding sequence GTGACCGAACAGACTTCAAGCACAGAGACTCCGCGCCGCATCGTCGTCGCCGGCGGCGGCCCAGCGGCCCACCGTTTTGCGGACGCCATGCATGCCCGCGGCCTCGACGGCTGGCATGTCACGGTCCTCACCGAGGAAGCCCACCTCCCCTACGACCGGGTCGCACTTTCCAAGGCCCTCACCGATGCCGGCGTGGACCTCACCCTGGGCACCGCCTCCATGTGGGACCACGGATCGCTGGTCCTGAAGACCGGCGAGCGCGTGGTGAAGATCAATCCGGAAACAAAGAGCGTGGAAACCGCCGCCGGCCACAGCTACGAGTACGACCAGCTGGTGGTGGCCACGGGGTCGGACGCTGTACGCCTGCCCATCCCCGGTGCTGAGCACGCCCACGTGTACCGGACGCTCGAGGACGTGTGGGCCATCAACAAAGCCATTGTCGAACTCACCGCGAAGCTCGGCCGCAAAATCAACGCGGTGACCATCGGCGGCGGACTCCTGGGCCTTGAGTCGGCCGCCGGCACCGAGCAGCTCGGTGCCACCCCCGTCGTCATCAACGGGGCTCCCTGGCTGATGAACACCCAGCTGGACGAGGGCGCGGGCCAGGCCCTGGGCCGGCTCATCGAAGCCAAGGGCTTCGAGGTCCACGGCGGGGTGTTCCCGTCCGAGATTTTGGCGGACGACGACGGCCAGGTCACCGGAGTGCTCATGGCTGACGAACGCGTCATCCCGGCAGACCTGGTGATTGTCGCCGTCGGCGTCAAACCCCGCGACGAACTCTTCCGCGCAGCCGAGGGCGAAGACCAGCTCTTCAGCCTGGGCCCCCGCGGCGGGGTGGTCATCAACGATTACTGCGCCACTGAAGTACCGGGCATCTGGGCCATCGGCGAAGTGGCCAACTTCGGCGGCATGTGCCTGGGCCTGGTGGCCCCCGCCAACACCATGGCCGAGATCGTGGCCGACCGGCTTCACGGCGGCGACGCCACCTTCCCGGGCTTCGACACCGCCACCAAGCTCAAGCTGTCCGGGGTGGATGTAGCCAGTTTCGGTGACGCCTTCGCCCGGACCGAACACGCCCTGGAAATCGTCTACGCCGACCCCGCCCGCGGCGTGTACCAGAAGATCGTGACCACCGACGACGCGAAGACCCTCCTCGGCGGCATCTTCGTGGGCGACGCCTCTCCGTACATGAGCCTGCGCCCGCTCCTGGGCCGCGAACTTCCCGCGGAGCCCGGCGCATTCCTCAGCGCGGCCGGCGGCGGCGATGCTCCCGAAACCGAACTGCCCGACGACGCCACCTTGTGCTCCTGCAACAACGTCACCGCGGGAACCATCCGGGACACCATCAACGGCTGCGGCGCCTGCGAGGGCAACGCCCCCGTCCAGGAGCTGGGCGAGCTGAAGGGCTGCACCCGGGCCGGCACCCAGTGCGGCTCCTGCGTGCCGATGCTGAAGAAGCTGCTGGAAACTGAGCTGACCAAGTCCGGCGTCGAGGTCTCCAAGGCCCTGTGCGAGCACATTGAACTGTCCAGGCAGGAACTCTTCGACGCCATCCGTGTCCTGGGACTGACCTCCTTCGAGGAGATCATGGCCAAGTACGGCACCGGCGACGGCTGCGACATCTGCAAGCCCACCATCGCCAACATCCTGGCCAGCCAGAACAGCGCCTACGTGCTGGACGCAGGCCGCGGAACCCTGCAGGACACCAACGACCGCGCCCTGGCCAACATGCAGAAGGACGGCACCTACTCGGTGGTCCCCCGCATCGCCGGTGGCGAAATCACCCCGAAGAAGCTCGGAGTGATCGCCGCCGTCGCCGAAAAGTACGGCCTGTACACCAAGATCACCGGCGGCCAGCGGATCGACATGTTCGGCGCCCGGCTGGAACAGCTCCCGGAGATCTGGAAGGAACTGGTGGACGCCGGCTTCGAGTCCGGCCAGGCCTACGGCAAGAGCCTGCGGACGGTGAAGTCCTGCGTCGGTTCCACCTGGTGCCGGTTCGGTGTCCAGGACTCCGTAGCCATGGCCATCCAGCTGGAGCTGCGCTACCGCGGCCTGCGGAGCCCGCACAAGCTCAAGATGGGCGTCTCCGGCTGCGCCCGCGAATGCGCCGAGGCCCGCGGCAAGGACGTGGGCGTGATCGCCACCGCCGACGGCTGGAACCTCTATGTGGGCGGCAACGGCGGAGCCACGCCGGCGCACGCACAGCTGCTGGCCAAGGACCTGGACGACGAGACCCTGATCAAGTACATCGACCGCTACTTCATGTACTACATCCGCACGGCGGACCGCCTGCAGCGCACGGCCCGGTGGCAGGAAGAGCTCGACGGCGGCATCAAACACGTGGAGGACGTGGTGGTCAAGGACACGCTGGGCATCGCCGCAGACCTCGAGGCTGCCATGGCCAAGCACGTGGACACCTACGTCGACGAGTGGGCTGACACCCTGAAGGACCCCGAGCGCCTGCGCCGGTTCCGCTCGTTCGTCAACGCACCCGACCAAAAAGACGACTCCATCACCTTCGTTCCGGACGAGCGCGGCCAGATGCGGCCCGCCACTGCGGAGGAGAAGGGGAAAGTCCTGATCGGGGCCTCCATCCCGGTCCGCACCACCACGACCACCCCTGGAAACGAGGCATAA
- the nirD gene encoding nitrite reductase small subunit NirD: protein MTATLELGALAAESDTAGFGTGWHRVCMVDDLEPAWGEAALVAGRQVALFRTGPSEVFAVAHEDPATGAHVVARGILGSKGTRPTIASPLHKEVYDLETGECFTTPGLRLAAFRTRVRDGFVEVEL, encoded by the coding sequence ATGACGGCAACACTTGAACTTGGGGCGCTCGCCGCCGAATCAGACACCGCCGGGTTCGGGACCGGCTGGCACCGTGTCTGCATGGTGGATGACCTCGAACCGGCATGGGGCGAGGCCGCCCTGGTGGCAGGCCGCCAGGTGGCACTGTTCCGCACCGGCCCCAGCGAAGTCTTCGCCGTGGCGCACGAGGACCCTGCCACCGGAGCCCACGTCGTGGCCCGCGGCATCCTCGGTTCCAAGGGCACCCGCCCCACGATCGCCTCGCCGCTGCACAAGGAGGTCTACGATCTGGAGACCGGTGAATGCTTCACCACTCCGGGCCTGCGGCTGGCAGCGTTCCGCACCCGTGTCAGGGACGGCTTCGTCGAGGTGGAGCTCTAG
- a CDS encoding phospho-sugar mutase, with the protein MTSSDAELRLLAEAREWAAQDPDSATEASLLGLVRLVEDGDPAARQELEDSFRGTLQFGTAGLRAALGPGPNRMNRVVVRRAAAGLAAFLVEAVAKAAAGTRPRAVVGYDARYNSDIFAAETAAIFTAAGIETFLLPEALPTPLLAYAVRALECDGGVMVTASHNPPQDNGYKVYLGRHAVTAEGDGAQIVAPYDAEIAARISAVGPLESIALAGDGWTVLDGSIAADYQRATAALAMPERFPARDLRIVLTPLHGVGGGTALEVLKAAGFTDVTVVAEQADPDPDFPTVSFPNPEEPGALDLALEAAARLDADLVIANDPDADRAAVAAKDPDTGAWRMLRGDEVGSLLGAHMVARLADGDSVAEGDGRRVFANSIVSSRLLARIAAAAGLDHEETLTGFKWISRVPGLVYGYEEALGYCVAPDQVKDKDGISAAVLIAELAATAKAAGKTVFDTLDELYLQHGLHASDQLSIRVADLGLLDAMMNRLRVSPPESFGQSAVEVFTDLAEGSAQLPPTEGLLYITRNLTRVIIRPSGTEPKLKCYLEVIHQVGSAAELPAARQAARASLDEVLHDVSEALGL; encoded by the coding sequence ATGACGTCTTCCGATGCCGAACTTCGCCTGCTCGCCGAAGCCCGCGAATGGGCTGCCCAAGACCCGGATTCCGCAACGGAGGCCTCGCTCCTTGGGCTGGTCCGCCTTGTGGAGGATGGCGATCCCGCGGCCCGGCAGGAACTGGAAGACAGCTTCCGCGGCACACTGCAGTTCGGCACCGCGGGACTGCGGGCCGCGCTGGGCCCCGGCCCAAACCGGATGAACCGGGTGGTGGTCCGCCGGGCTGCAGCAGGACTCGCGGCGTTCCTGGTGGAGGCCGTGGCCAAGGCGGCGGCCGGCACCAGGCCGCGTGCCGTCGTCGGCTACGACGCCCGGTACAACTCGGATATTTTCGCGGCAGAAACGGCGGCGATCTTCACCGCGGCCGGCATCGAGACCTTCCTGCTGCCGGAAGCCCTCCCCACTCCCCTGCTGGCCTACGCTGTCCGCGCCCTGGAGTGCGACGGCGGCGTCATGGTCACCGCCAGCCACAACCCGCCGCAGGACAACGGGTACAAGGTGTACCTGGGGCGGCACGCGGTAACGGCAGAGGGCGACGGCGCCCAGATCGTGGCGCCGTACGATGCCGAAATCGCCGCGCGCATCAGCGCCGTGGGGCCGCTGGAGTCCATAGCGCTGGCAGGGGACGGATGGACCGTCCTGGACGGCTCCATCGCCGCCGATTACCAGCGGGCGACGGCGGCACTGGCCATGCCGGAGCGCTTTCCGGCCCGCGATCTCCGGATTGTCCTGACCCCGCTGCACGGCGTCGGCGGCGGGACGGCGCTGGAAGTACTCAAGGCGGCAGGTTTCACGGATGTCACCGTGGTGGCCGAGCAGGCCGATCCAGACCCCGATTTCCCCACCGTCAGTTTCCCCAACCCTGAGGAACCCGGCGCACTGGACCTTGCCCTGGAAGCAGCGGCACGGCTGGACGCCGACCTGGTCATCGCCAACGACCCCGACGCCGACAGGGCTGCCGTGGCGGCCAAGGACCCCGACACCGGCGCGTGGCGCATGCTCCGCGGGGACGAAGTGGGGTCCCTGCTGGGCGCCCACATGGTGGCCCGGCTCGCGGACGGCGACTCCGTCGCGGAGGGTGACGGCCGGCGTGTGTTCGCCAATTCGATTGTGTCCTCCCGTCTGCTGGCGCGCATCGCGGCGGCCGCCGGACTCGACCATGAGGAAACGCTGACCGGATTCAAGTGGATTTCCCGGGTCCCGGGGCTGGTCTACGGGTACGAGGAGGCGCTGGGATACTGCGTCGCCCCGGATCAGGTGAAGGACAAGGACGGCATTTCCGCCGCGGTCCTGATCGCCGAACTCGCGGCCACTGCCAAAGCCGCAGGCAAGACGGTCTTCGACACGCTGGACGAGCTCTACCTCCAGCACGGCCTGCATGCCAGCGACCAGCTGAGCATCAGGGTTGCGGACCTGGGACTGCTGGACGCCATGATGAACCGCCTCCGGGTTTCGCCGCCGGAGTCGTTCGGGCAGTCAGCGGTGGAGGTATTCACGGACCTGGCCGAAGGCAGCGCGCAGCTGCCGCCGACGGAAGGCCTGCTTTACATCACCCGGAACCTGACCCGCGTGATCATCCGGCCCAGCGGCACCGAGCCCAAACTCAAGTGCTACCTGGAAGTCATCCACCAGGTGGGCTCCGCCGCGGAACTGCCGGCGGCACGCCAGGCTGCGCGCGCCTCGCTGGACGAAGTCCTCCACGACGTGAGCGAGGCGCTGGGTCTTTAA
- a CDS encoding purine-nucleoside phosphorylase: MSTTDFLNTDPFAAARAAADYIAEETGVDRHDTALVLGSGWGEAADLIGETTATLSAEEVPGFHAPAVEGHVGTIRSVLTTSGKRALVLGARTHYYEGKGVRAVVHGIRTAAAAGCSTLVLTNGCGGLNEDWAPGTPVLIRDHINLTAASPLEGATFVDLTDLYSPRIRGLGREVDPTLDEGVYAQFPGPHYETPAEVQYAKRIGADLIGMSTALEAIAGRHAGMEVFGISLVTNLAAGISPQPLSHQEVIESGQAAGPRISRLLADIIARL; this comes from the coding sequence GTGAGTACAACAGACTTCCTGAACACGGACCCGTTCGCCGCCGCCCGCGCCGCCGCGGACTACATTGCGGAAGAAACTGGAGTGGACCGCCATGACACCGCCCTGGTTCTCGGCTCCGGGTGGGGCGAGGCCGCAGACCTGATCGGCGAGACCACCGCCACCCTGTCCGCCGAGGAGGTTCCCGGCTTCCACGCCCCCGCCGTGGAGGGCCACGTTGGCACCATCCGCTCCGTGCTGACCACGTCCGGCAAGCGCGCCCTGGTCCTGGGCGCCCGGACCCACTACTACGAGGGCAAGGGCGTCCGCGCCGTGGTGCACGGCATCCGGACCGCTGCGGCTGCCGGATGCAGCACCCTTGTCCTCACCAACGGCTGCGGCGGCCTCAATGAGGACTGGGCCCCCGGCACCCCGGTACTGATCCGGGACCACATCAACCTCACCGCCGCTTCCCCGCTGGAAGGCGCGACGTTCGTGGACCTGACGGACCTGTATTCGCCGCGGATCCGCGGGCTGGGCCGGGAAGTGGACCCCACCCTGGACGAGGGCGTGTACGCACAGTTCCCCGGCCCGCACTATGAGACGCCGGCAGAGGTGCAGTATGCCAAGCGGATCGGTGCGGACCTGATCGGCATGTCGACGGCGCTCGAGGCCATCGCAGGCCGTCATGCCGGCATGGAGGTGTTCGGTATTTCGCTGGTCACCAACCTTGCAGCAGGCATCAGCCCCCAGCCGCTCAGCCACCAGGAAGTGATCGAGTCCGGCCAGGCAGCGGGCCCGCGCATTTCCAGGCTGCTGGCTGACATCATCGCCCGGCTCTAG